Part of the Brevibacillus brevis genome is shown below.
GGTTGCGTCATCATCGTGGAAGGCAAAACGGACAAGGAGCGGCTCCTGCGGGTGCTTGCGGAGCCTGTCACCATTCTGTGCACATACGGGACGTACAGCCCGGAGAAGGGGGAGGAGCTCGCAGAGCAAACCATGGACGCAGACGAAGTGTATCTGTTTACGGACGAGGATGCCAGCGGCAAAAAGCTGCGGGCCTGTTTGCGGGAGGATTTCCCCCGTGCCAGCCACCTGCATACGCTGAGCATGTACGCGGAAGTGGCCAACACGCCGCTTGACGTCCTGGCGGAGCTCCTGGATCGGGCAGGATTTGCGGTAGATCCGTCGGTCCTCGGGCACGGCGGAGGCTAAGGGATAAAACGCCGGCTCATCGGCTATAACATAGGTAGAGGACCTATGGAGGTGCAAGCCGATTTGCGCAGTCTGATGACTTTTTTCAACCGCATGAATGTCCTGGCGTGGCTGGCGGGCATCTGGATCGCCCACGCTTTGCTGTATTTGGCGCTCGGAACGGCCACGTGGCTGGGGACGTCGATCCTGGCTACCGCGTTTTACGGGATTGTGATTCTGGTCGGGAAGCTCGTGGCGAGCCGTTATCCGGACAAGGAAGAAAGCAAATGAAAAGCCGGCTTGCGAGAGCCGGCTTTCTTTTTCGGGAGACTACCAGCCCAGCCATTGCAGGGCGAGAATGACGATGCCGAGAATCCATACGTAGATGGCAAATCCTTTCATGGAGCCTCTGCTGATAATCCCCAGCATCCAGCGTATGGCGATGTACCCGGCGATCGCCGAACAGATCGTCCCGACAGTCATCGGGATGAGCAGCGAGGTTTCCAGAGGGGCTTTGGCCACCTTTACGGCCTGCAGGGCGCATGCCCCCAGGATCGCGGGTAGCGACAGCAGAAAAGAGAAGCGGGCAGCGTCCGCCCGTTCGATCCCGCGCAGGAGAGAACCGGCGATGGTCAGTCCGGAGCGGGACAAGGCCGGCAGGATAGCGGCTCCCTGCAGCGTGCCGATGATCAGGGCGTCCGTGTAGCCGATCTCGTCAAAGGTGCGGCGCCCTCTGCGCATGGACTCCACGCCCCAGAGGATCGCCCCGGTGGCGAGAAACTCCCAGCCGATCGTGACCCCGGTCCGCGAGATTTCCTCGAAGTAGTCCTCGAAGGCAAGACCGATCACGGCGGTCGGGATCGTGCCGACGACGAGCAGCCGCGCGAGCTTGCTTAGCGGATGAGCGAGGATGTAGCGGATCTGCTCCCAAAAGACGATGCACACGGCAATGAGCGTCCCGAAGTGGAGCATCGTATCGAAGAGCAGGCCGGCTTCCTGCAGACCGAACAGCTTGCGGAACAAGACGAGATGGCCTGTGCTGGAAATAGGCAAAAATTCGGTCAAGCCTTGCACGATCCCCAGAAAGATGTGCTCGAGCAAGAGTAGCATGGGATGACTCACTCCTAACGTCACGAGGATGAAAAAAGGCATCTTTCAACGGCTTGCCATCTATTGTCATATGTATGTCCACTTGCGCGAGACTTTCCCGTTTTGCCCTTCTTTCCGTGCGGGGAATGGAAAAAAGTTGTGGTATTTCTCCCTGCCGGACGGGTATATTTAGTGTCAGGATCGACGAGAGTGAGGAATTGTAGCGATATGTACAAAGGAAAGAAACAAGTGCGAAAGAGCATAGCGACCAGCCGTTTGCAAGCCGGGCTGACGCTGAATATG
Proteins encoded:
- a CDS encoding toprim domain-containing protein, whose protein sequence is MAGCVIIVEGKTDKERLLRVLAEPVTILCTYGTYSPEKGEELAEQTMDADEVYLFTDEDASGKKLRACLREDFPRASHLHTLSMYAEVANTPLDVLAELLDRAGFAVDPSVLGHGGG
- a CDS encoding undecaprenyl-diphosphate phosphatase; translated protein: MLLLLEHIFLGIVQGLTEFLPISSTGHLVLFRKLFGLQEAGLLFDTMLHFGTLIAVCIVFWEQIRYILAHPLSKLARLLVVGTIPTAVIGLAFEDYFEEISRTGVTIGWEFLATGAILWGVESMRRGRRTFDEIGYTDALIIGTLQGAAILPALSRSGLTIAGSLLRGIERADAARFSFLLSLPAILGACALQAVKVAKAPLETSLLIPMTVGTICSAIAGYIAIRWMLGIISRGSMKGFAIYVWILGIVILALQWLGW